One Rosa chinensis cultivar Old Blush chromosome 5, RchiOBHm-V2, whole genome shotgun sequence genomic region harbors:
- the LOC112164230 gene encoding F-box/kelch-repeat protein At3g06240 encodes MSSCVVDLPEDIILKILCRLPVKSLIRFTCVSKGWRSLIISDPKFGKSHFQLASQQRTLRRKVLLTSYPTLREPGWKKWAEVKLPPLFQSLEDKFSVKNFTFPTEEIEHLEEMGSCNGLVLVGRPCADHFKSLSIWNPSTGFFRKIPHPRFGLKSGSYFLNYGFGHVSASDDYQFVSVVPVPSNMLEVHILSLSANIWKVITAPFPSSRPCWVSRQGTFSNGAIHWVIPRRKENPDPVIYAFDLGEEELRRVPLPPVLWQDEEDWNPTKITTLVHLGGYLCIWSQKRYGTQGGEVWAMREYGVPESWVKLFQFNAHNFRDVFDVERSPWDLCFITESDTMVLRLTKELLWIECHNEEKPVCSGRYRLENVQPRVPNLVFYFRATVYDETLVSVAE; translated from the coding sequence ATGTCTAGCTGCGTCGTGGATCTCCCTGAAGATATTATACTCAAGATTCTGTGCCGTTTGCCGGTCAAATCTTTGATCCGGTTCACTTGTGTCTCGAAAGGGTGGCGTTCTCTGATCATTTCTGATCCTAAATTTGGAAAATCTCACTTCCAACTTGCTTCTCAGCAGAGAACTCTCCGTAGAAAAGTCCTCCTCACCTCCTACCCTACACTCAGAGAGCCAGGTTGGAAGAAATGGGCTGAAGTTAAGTTACCCCCTCTGTTTCAATCCTTAGAGGATAAATTTTCAGTCAAGAATTTCACATTCCCAACTGAGGAGATTGAGCATTTGGAAGAAATGGGCTCCTGTAATGGTTTGGTACTTGTAGGCCGACCCTGTGCCGATCATTTCAAGAGCTTGTCTATCTGGAACCCATCTACTGGATTCTTCCGCAAGATACCTCATCCAAGGTTTGGGTTGAAGTCAGGTAGTTACTTTCTGAATTATGGTTTTGGGCATGTGTCCGCCAGCGACGACTACCAATTTGTCTCCGTAGTACCTGTTCCCAGTAATATGCTGGAAGTCCATATCTTATCTCTGAGTGCCAACATTTGGAAAGTTATTACAGCTCCTTTCCCCTCGTCCAGGCCATGCTGGGTTAGTAGACAGGGGACTTTTTCAAATGGAGCAATTCACTGGGTCATTCCCCGCAGAAAGGAGAATCCGGATCCAGTTATCTATGCGTTTGACTTGGGAGAGGAGGAGTTGCGGCGAGTGCCATTGCCACCTGTTTTGTGGCAAGATGAAGAAGACTGGAATCCAACAAAGATAACAACTCTGGTTCATTTAGGAGGATACCTTTGCATATGGTCTCAGAAGCGTTATGGTACTCAGGGAGGTGAAGTTTGGGCGATGAGAGAGTATGGGGTGCCTGAATCTTGGGTTAAACTCTTTCAATTTAATGCACACAATTTCCGCGATGTCTTTGATGTAGAACGCAGTCCATGGGATCTGTGTTTCATTACAGAAAGCGATACAATGGTGTTAAGACTGACTAAGGAGTTGTTATGGATTGAATGCCATAATGAAGAGAAGCCGGTCTGCAGTGGAAGGTATAGGCTTGAGAATGTACAACCCAGGGTGCCGAACCTGGTGTTTTATTTTCGCGCGACCGTATATGATGAAACTCTAGTTTCTGTAGCTGAATGA